A genomic window from Scomber scombrus chromosome 18, fScoSco1.1, whole genome shotgun sequence includes:
- the LOC133999711 gene encoding voltage-dependent calcium channel gamma-4 subunit-like → MAWCDRGVQTLLATVGAFAAFSLMTIAIGTDYWLYSRAYICNSTNATSDDTQSQPKTKKGDLTHSGLWRICCIEGINQGSCYRINHFPDDNDYDTDSSEYLLRIVRASSVFPVLSTILLMLGGLCVGVGRVYNKTNNVLLSAGILFVAAGLSNIIGIIVYISSNAGDPSDKRDDDKKYTYSYGWSFYFGALSFIVAETVAVLAINIYIEKNKEVRWRARREFIRSLSSSSPYSRIPSFRYRRRTSHASSHSTEASRENSPVVGLKRAPSSSGPLDELSMYALARDSVTENTYSPEHEAAAEFLQVHNCFPNDLKDGVNRRTTPV, encoded by the exons ATGGCTTGGTGTGACCGCGGGGTTCAAACGCTGCTGGCCACTGTGGGGGCTTTTGCTGCCTTTAGCCTGATGACCATCGCCATAGGCACGGACTACTGGCTCTATTCGCGGGCGTACATCTGCAACAGCACCAATGCAACCTCAGACGACACCCAGTCACAGCCCAAAACCAAGAAGGGCGATCTCACCCACTCCGGGCTGTGGAGAATCTGCTGTATTGAAG GGATCAATCAAGGCAGCTGTTACAGAATCAACCATTTCCCTGACGACAATGACTACGACACAGACAGCTCTGAATACTTGCTGC GTATAGTTCGTGCCTCCAGTGTGTTCCCCGTCCTCAGCACCATCCTGCTGATGCTCGGCGGACTGTGTGTAGGGGTGGGCCGAGTCTACAACAAGACAAATAACGTCCTCCTCAGTGCTGGCATTCTCTTTGTAGCTGCAG GTCTGAGCAACATAATTGGCATCATCGTGTACATCTCCAGCAATGCAGGAGACCCCAGTGATAAACGTGATGATGACAAGAAGTACACTTACTCCTATGGCTGGTCCTTCTACTTTGGCGCCCTCTCCTTCATTGTGGCTGAAACGGTGGCTGTGCTCGCCATCAACATTTACATTGAGAAAAACAAGGAAGTCCGCTGGAGGGCGAGGCGCGAGTTCATCCGctcactctcttcctcttccccgTATTCGAGGATACCGAGTTTCCGCTACCGCCGGCGGACATCACACGCCAGCTCTCATTCTACAGAGGCTTCACGGGAGAACTCACCTGTGGTTGGACTGAAGCGGGCGCCATCTTCCAGTGGGCCCCTGGATGAGCTGTCCATGTACGCCCTGGCGAGGGACAGTGTGACAGAGAACACGTACAGCCCCGAACATGAGGCAGCTGCTGAGTTCCTCCAGGTCCATAACTGTTTCCCCAATGATTTAAAAGATGGGGTAAATCGCAGGACCACACCAGTGTGA